Genomic window (Pradoshia sp. D12):
CTGCATAGAATAACAAATTGGCAGCTGATAAAAGTTCTTTTCAGCTGCCTCTTCGTAATCTGAAAAAAGTGTAAGCGGTTATTCTTTTACCTGACTAGAAGATTATATACTTTATTATTTCTAAACGGCTTAAATTACGATACAATAGTGAAGATTGCTTTAAAAAGAAAGGAACAGTTTTATGAAACTCGATGAATTAATCTCTAGAATACCGTTTAAACAGAAACAGGGAGATGGCAACCCTCTTATTTCATCCATTGAGAATGACCACCGCAAGGTAAAGGAAGGCAGCTTGTTTATCTGTATTAAGGGATATACTGTCGACGGCCATGATCTTGCAGAAGAGGCGGTTAGAAATGGAGCAGTCGCTATTGTTGCAGAGAAGCCTCTATCACTCTCTGTACCTGTCGTAATTGTTAAAAGCACACAAAAGTTAATGGCTTTACTGGCTGATTTCTTTTATGGCCACCCTACACAAAAGCTTAATCTAATCGGAATTACCGGAACAAATGGAAAAACAACAATTAGTCATCTGGTAGAAAGAATATTTCAGGATGCAAACTATACAACAGGTTTAATCGGAACCATGTATACGAAGATTGGATCTGAAAAGTTCGAAACAAAAAATACAACACCTGATAGCCTAACCTTACAAAAAACATTTGCAGATATGGTGAACAATCGTGTACATACTGCAGTTATGGAAGTATCTTCGCATGCACTCGATATGGGGCGTGTATTTGGCTGTGATTACGATATTGCTGTTTTTTCAAACTTAACACAGGACCATCTTGATTATCATGGAACAATGGATAATTACCGTTATGCAAAAAGCTTATTATTCTCACGTTTAGGAAATACTTATCAGGATAATAAGCCGAAGTATGCCATTTTAAACGCTGATGATTCAGCATCCATCATGTTTGAAAAATCAACTTCTGCTAGTGTGGTAACATATGGAATTATTCAAAAAGCAGATGTTAGGGCAACTGATATTATTATTACTTCAGAAGGAACAAAATTTACTTTGACAACGCCAGACCATAGCTGTCCAATAACAATCCCGATGATTGGAAAATTCAACGTATACAATTGTCTGGCTGCCATTGCTGTTGGACTTGTTTCAGGTCTTCATATCAATCAGATCTTATCGTCTTTACAGAATATTAAAGGAGTGACGGGGCGTTTTGAGCCGGTCTTCGGAGGACAGGAATTTACAGTTATAGTAGATTATGCACATACACCTGATAGCTTGGAAAATGTTCTGAAGACAATCAATGAGTTTGCTTCTAAAAAAGTATATACGATCGTTGGCTGCGGTGGTGATCGTGATCGTACAAAACGTCCAATTATGGCTCGGGTAGCATGTGAATATAGTTCAAATGCCATATTCACATCTGATAATCCGAGGAGTGAAGATGCTTTATCCATTCTTTCTGATATGGAAAATGGTGTCGCCGGCTATGATTACAAAGTTATTGCTGATCGTAAGGAAGCAATTTATGATGCCGTGTTCAGTGCTGAACCTGGTGATGTAGTCCTGATTGCCGGAAAAGGTCATGAAAATTATCAAATCATTGGTAAGGAAGTTCTTCATTTTGACGATAAAGAAGTCGCATTAGAAGCAATTGAACAGAAATTAAATTTGAACCGAAGAGACGAAAGGGAGTAGAACCATGCTGGAGCAAGTTTTATTTTTTACTATACTCGTATCATTCTTAATTACGGTTCTTCTCTCCCCTATTTTTATACCGTTCCTAAGACGTTTGAAATTTGGTCAGAGTATTAGAGAAGAAGGACCGAAATCCCATCAGAAAAAAACAGGTACACCTACGATGGGAGGGGTTGTATTCTTACTGTCAATCCTTGTTACAACCCTTGTAATGACTGGTAAATTTAGAGATCCGGGTACTGAAACCTATTTACTGCTATTTGTAACCATCGGTTTTGGTTTACTTGGTTTCCTGGATGATTTTATTAAAATCGTCATGAAGAGAAATCTTGGATTAACATCTAGACAAAAATTGCTTGGGCAAATAGTTATATCTTGTATCTTTTATTTCATTATGAGACAGAGCAATATGTCTACTGAAATTAGTATTCCATTGACTGATTACAGCATTGATTTTGGATGGTTTTACATCTTTATTATAATATTCTGGTTAGTCGGTTTTTCGAATGCTGTCAATTTAACTGATGGTCTTGATGGGTTGGTATCTGGGGCCTCTGCTATCGCGTTTGGAGCATTTGCTGTATTAGCCTGGAATTTAAAAGAATATGATATTGCTTTATTCTGTGTAGCTGTTGTTGGGGCTGTGTTAGGATTCCTGGTTTTTAATGCTCATCCTGCGAAAGTGTTTATGGGCGATACGGGATCACTTGCCTTAGGTGGAGCTATTGCGACAGTGGCGATCTTGCTGAAATTAGAATTACTTCTTGTTATTATTGGCGGTGTTTTTGTTATTGAGACTTTATCCGTTATTATTCAGGTAGCTTCTTTTAAAACGACAGGTAAGCGTGTATTTAAAATGAGTCCGCTGCACCATCATTATGAATTAAGCGGATGGTCAGAGTGGCGTGTAGTTGTAACATTTTGGACGGTTGGCTTACTTTTCGCTATTTTAGGAATCTACTTAGAGGTGTGGTTATAATATGAAGCAAATAAATGATTATTTAAGAAAAAAAGTGCTTGTCCTCGGGCTGGCAAAGAGCGGGGTAAGTGCGGCTTCTCTATTGCATAAACTTGGTGCTTTTGTAACTGTGAATGATTTTAAGCCTTTGAATGAAAACCCAGAAGCCCAAGGTTTACTGGAAGAGGGTATTAAGGTCGTTTGCGGAAGCCACCCGATTGAATTATTGGATGAAGGATTTGAATTAATCGTAAAGAACCCTGGAATCCCATATACGAATCCGATGATACAGGAAGCACTGAAAAAGAATCTCGAAATAATTACGGAAGTAGAGCTTGCTTATCGAATATCAGAAGCTCCTTTTATTGGAATTACGGGTACAAACGGAAAAACAACAACTACAACATTAATCTACGAGATGCTTGAACGCGGAGGGAAAAAGCCGCTTATTGCTGGGAATATAGGAACTGTAGCAAGCGGCGTGGCTCAGGAAGCAACGGCGGAGAATGTTATAGTAATTGAATTGTCCTCGTTTCAGTTGATGGGAATTCAAACGTTCAGACCTTATATTTCAGTCTATTTAAATCTATTTGATGCCCATTTGGATTATCATGGGACGAAAGAAGAATATGCATTCGCTAAAGCGCAAATAACCAAAAACCAAAAAGATACTGACTTCATCGTGTATAATGCCAACCAGGAGCCTACTAAAAAGGCTGCAGAGGGCTCAGGCGCTATTTCAGTTCCGTTTAGTACTGAAGCAGTGGATGAAACGGGTGCTTACACGAAAGACGGATTTATTTGGTTCAAGAATGAAAAGATTATCGCTATAGATGAGGTAGTATTGCCTGGTAAGCATAATCTGGAAAATATTTTATCCGCTGTAGCTGCCGTTAAATTATATGGTGTAGCTAATGAAGCGATTCAAGATGTACTAAAAACATTCAGCGGTGTTAAGCATCGTACTCAATTTGTTGCAGAAATAAATGGACGAAAATTTTATAACGATTCCAAAGCAACAAATATTTTGGCTGCGTCAGCCGCTATATCCTCGTTTAAAAGTCCATTAATCCTGTTAGCAGGAGGCTTGGATCGAGGAAATGAATTTGATGAATTAATTCCGCTCCTCACTCATGTTAAGGCAATGATTGTTTTTGGAGAAACAGCTGAAAAATTAACGAAAACTGCACAGAAAGCAGGGATATCTATAATCAAACATGTCGATAATGTAGCTATAGCTGCCAATGAAGCATATAAACTTTCAGAAAGTGGCGATACTATTTTACTTTCACCGGCATGTGCGAGTTGGGATCAATATAAAACTTTTGAAGCCCGGGGAGACATGTTTATGGATGCCGTGCATAAGTTAAAATAGGGAGCTTGTTCGGAGAGTCAGTATTTCTCATGAAAGGCGCTGCCAAATGCAATAGAGACGATTTTGAAGTCGTCTCTTTTTGTTAGCATTTATCAGGCCCAGAAATACTTCCCTAATTTAAAACAAAGAGGTGCATGGAAGTGCCTGCAAAAAAAACCACTCCTGACTTTATTTTAATCATCGCAATGTTTTCCTTGCTTTCAATAGGGCTAATCATGGTCTACAGCGCCAGTGCAATATGGGCTACCTATAAATTTGATGACACCTTTTTCTTTGCAAAGAGACAATTATTATTTGCGGGTGTAGGAATTGTAGCTATGCTGGTTATTATGAATATTGATTATTGGAATTGGAGAAGATGGGCAAAACCTTTAATCATCATTTGTTTTATTTTATTGTTGGTAGTGCTCATCCCGGGAATAGGTACATTAAGAAATGGTTCGAGGAGTTGGATTGGAGTGGGGGCTTTTTCCATTCAGCCTTCTGAATTTATGAAGCTCGCAATGATCGTCTTCCTCGCTAAATTCTTATCTGAAAGACAAAAGTACATAACTTCTTTTAAAAAAGGTTTAGCACCCTCGTTAGGTCTTGTCTTTTTAGCATTTGGGTTAATTATGATGCAGCCTGATCTTGGAACAGGAACGGTAATGGTAGGAACATGTATAGCGATGATTTTTATTGCAGGTGCCAGGATAAGTCACTTCGTCGGTCTTGGAATGCTTGGGGTGGCAGGCTTTGTCGCACTTGTTATATCTGCACCTTACCGGATGAAGAGAATCACATCATTTCTTGACCCTTGGCAGGACCCTCTCGGGAGCGGATTTCAAATCATTCAGTCACTCTATGCTATTGGACCTGGCGGGTTGTTTGGGCTCGGACTGGGCCAAAGCAGACAAAAGTTCTTCTATTTGCCTGAACCGCAAACAGATTTCATCTTTGCGATTCTCTCCGAAGAACTGGGTTTTATAGGTGGTTCACTTGTAATACTTTTATTCTCTCTCCTGTTATGGAGAGGTATCAGAATCGCCCTTGGAGCACCTGATTTATTTGGAGCCTTTTTAGCAGTTGGAATCATCATTATGATTGCCATACAGGTGATGATTAATATTGGTGTTGTGACAGGACTTATGCCGGTTACTGGGATTACATTGCCGTTTTTAAGCTATGGAGGTTCTTCATTGACCTTGATGTTAATGGCGGTTGGTGTATTGCTCAATATAAGCAGGTATTCTAATTATTAGAGTGAAATGAAGCTGATCCATTTAGCTTCTTTTTTTTTACAGATTATCATTATTTAAGTATAATGGTATTTTTAAGTAATATATATAATGAAGAACCTATGTAAACCTGGTTTAGAGTGTAGTAGAATATGGGTAAATCATATAGTTAGTAACATGTATGTTAAGTGAAAGGTGAATCAATCATGAAAATAGTATTAAGTGGTGGAGGTACAGGAGGACATATATACCCTGCACTGGCCATGGCAAGAGAAATTAAGAAGTTAAATCCGGAGGCATCTTTTTTATATATAGGTACCGAAAAAGGATTAGAAAAAGACCTCGTTAGTCGAGAAGGTCTTGATTTTAAAGCTATTGAGATTACAGGATTTAAACGATCTTTAAGCTTAGAAAATGTTAAAACAATATGGCGCTTCTTAAAAGGTGTTTCAAACAGCAAAAAACTATTAAAAGAGTTTAAGCCGGATGTCGTCATCGGGACCGGTGGATATGTATGTGGACCGGTTGTTTATGCAGCGTCCAAAATGAAGATTCCAACGATTATACATGAACAAAATAGTGTGCCAGGTTTAACAAATAAATTTTTAAGTCGATATGTTAATAAAGTGGCTATAAGCTTTGAAGAGGCTCGGCAATATTTCCCGAAGGAAAAAGTGGTCTTTACTGGAAATCCGAGGGGCTCAGAGGTTGTATCACATATTGGCTCAAATGCAATTCAGCAATTGGGCATTAAGAAAGGCATTCCTTCTGTGCTCATATTCGGAGGAAGCCGCGGAGCAAAAGCAATTAATGAAGCTGTTTTAAAAAATGTTGAAGTATTAAAGGATAAACCATACCAAGTGATATATATAACTGGTGACGTTCATTATCAATCTGTAAAAGAAGAGCTTGATTTAGTTGGAACTCCAGATAATGTCATTGTAAAACCATTTATACACAATATGCCGGAAATATTGCCTTCGGTTGATTTGGTTGTATCGCGAGCGGGAGCGACCACTTTGGCTGAATTAACAGCATTGGGAATAGCCAGTATCTTGATTCCAAGTCCTTATGTAACGAATAATCATCAGGAAAAGAATGCACAGGCTTTAGTACAAAAAGGGGCAGCAACCATGATAAAAGAAAGTGAATTGAATGGTAGCACCTTAATTAAAGCGATTGATGAAATAATGCTCGATACAGACAGGATTGAATCTATGAAGAAGTCAGCGAAGCAAATGGGTATACCTGATTCGGCTGAGCGTTTATTAAAAATGATGCAGGATCTGCAGTAAATAAATAGGACTAAATGAAATCAAAGAGGAATAAAAATCTTGATTCTAAAGATATCAAGCAGGACTTACGGTTAATGACTTATACTTATGTTCTTTTCTATTGTGATTAAAGGACTCATTAGATATGTTGGTTTTACCTTCTGATGGCCTGCTATGAAAAATGAATACCTCGTCCCTTCCGATTCATGATAATCCAATCCTCCTGTTTTTTAACCGTTGGGATCGGAAGTGGATTTCTTGATTCATTCCTTTAAAAAAGCAGAAAAAAATAAGAGATTATATGTTATAATTTTCTCATAATTGATGCGTTATCTATCAATTTTTGGTAAATGAGTTCTTTGAAATTTAAAAATAAAATCTTCACCCATCGATATAATTTTGCAATAATACCTATATATCATGGTGAGAATATTTTATTATGTATATGTAAAACGACGAGGGTATGCAGATTCTTAGTTGTTGGTTAAATGAGGTGTTTGTATTGGATAAGAATTTGGTATCTCTTGAAGATCGAATTCCTAAATTGAAACAGATGAGAAAAAAGAAAGCAAATAGGCGCCTAATTGGGCTGTTGACGATTTTCTTTTTACTTATATTCAGTATTATCTATTTGCAATCTCCATTGAGTCGAATCCAATCTATACAGGTCGAAGGCAATGCGTATTTGACAGATAAAGAAATCATTGAGCAAAGCGGTTTGGAAGTAGAGGATAATATTTGGGAGATTAAAGGTGACAAAATTGAAACGATGATTAAAAAACATCCCGAGATTGAGGATGTTAAATTAAAAAAAGGATTTCCCAACCATATAACATTGGAAGTCAGTGAATATAAATACACCGCCTATGTACAAAAGGGAAAGGAATATTATCCAATATTATCGAATGGTAAGATATTGGACAAGAAGTTAAGCCATATTCCTGATTCAGGGCCTTTACTTGTTTCATTTAAAGAGGGGAAACCATTGTCAATCGTTATTGGTCAGCTTGAAGAAATGTCCGAGGATGTGATGAACTCAATATCTGAGATTCACCACAATCCATCTAAGACTGATAAAACGAAAGTCACTCTTTACATGAATGACGGTTTTGAAGTAACTGCGAGTGGAGAAACTCTTGCTGAGAAGCTGGTGCATTATGCTGCAATTGTGAGTCAATTGGAGGAAGGCAGCAAAGGGGTTATCGATCTCGAAGTTGGTTCATATTTTCATTCTTATTAGTCAGATTCAAGGAGTGAAAAATGAAGGTAATTCCAAAAATTGTATTTAGGAACATAAAAAGAATCTTTGAACGTAATTTTAAGTCAACTGATATAGAAAATGAATTTTTAGGACATAGCGTATTATTTTAGTAGCTTAATTTTCTGAAATAAAACAGAATGAATTGGTTAGATGTGAGAAAATTCTTTTTTTATATGATATATGCTACAAATTTGACTTTTCTAGGCGTTCATATTGGTGTAGACTTGTAGTTAATAAGGTAATATGAAATAACAAATTGTTTTTCTAAAATATTTCTTATCATTAAAAAACAGACATTCTTTATACATTCTGATATTTTACAGGAAATAACAGGATAATAAAGGGTTTTGGCGAATAGTTGTTTTGTAGGGTTTCAAAAAGCTCAAACATAATATAGATAGCTATTAAAGGAGGTGCCAAAGGGTGCACAACAATGAAATTTATGTTAGCCTTGACATCGGTACATCCACTGTGAAAGTGATAATAGGAGAAATGGAAAATGACTCCTTGAACATAATCGGTGTGGGGAATGCAGCATCTGAAGGCTTGAAAAAAGGTCAGATTGTTGATATAGATGAAACTGTCAAATCCATTCGAAAAGCAGTTGAACAAGCTGAAAGAATGGTAGGTATGGAGATTCGTAAAGTGATTGTCGGAATCAGCGCCAATCATATTATGCTTCAGCCATGCCATGGGGTAGTCGCTGTATCCAATGACAATCGAGAGATTACAGAAGAGGATAAAACTCGTGTTAGAGAACAGGCGGAATTAGTTACAATTCCTTCTGATCGAGAAATTATTGATGTTATTCCTGTTCATTACAAAGTGGATGAAATAGATGAAATCAGCGACCCAAAAGGTATGACTGGAGTTCGCCTTGAAATGAGGGGCGTATTAATTACCGGACTCAGAACCATTTTACATAATACCCTTCGCGCTGTAGAACGTGCAGGTTTAGAAATAACTGATATTGCATTGCAGCCTATGGCGGCCGGCTCACTTGTTTTATCCAAGGATGAGCGTAATCTTGGAATAGCCCTAGTTGATATAGGTGGCGGTTCTACACAAGTCGCTGTATTTGAAGATGGGGAGTTAAAAGGAGCTACAGTTATCCCGCTTGGCGGAAATAATATTACAAAAGATATCAGCATTGTGTTAAAAACACCAACTGATGTTTCCGAACAAATTAAAGTTAGACATGGTCATGCATTTATTGATGATGATGCGGAAGAAGAAACATTCACAGTACCGGTGATTGGCAGCGAAAAACAACAGACCTGCAATCAATTTATCGTATCTGATATTATGGAAGATAGATTAACAGAAATCTTTGAAATGGTAGAAGATGCTATAGTGAATATGGGTGTAACTGATTTGCTT
Coding sequences:
- a CDS encoding UDP-N-acetylmuramoyl-L-alanyl-D-glutamate--2,6-diaminopimelate ligase, which translates into the protein MKLDELISRIPFKQKQGDGNPLISSIENDHRKVKEGSLFICIKGYTVDGHDLAEEAVRNGAVAIVAEKPLSLSVPVVIVKSTQKLMALLADFFYGHPTQKLNLIGITGTNGKTTISHLVERIFQDANYTTGLIGTMYTKIGSEKFETKNTTPDSLTLQKTFADMVNNRVHTAVMEVSSHALDMGRVFGCDYDIAVFSNLTQDHLDYHGTMDNYRYAKSLLFSRLGNTYQDNKPKYAILNADDSASIMFEKSTSASVVTYGIIQKADVRATDIIITSEGTKFTLTTPDHSCPITIPMIGKFNVYNCLAAIAVGLVSGLHINQILSSLQNIKGVTGRFEPVFGGQEFTVIVDYAHTPDSLENVLKTINEFASKKVYTIVGCGGDRDRTKRPIMARVACEYSSNAIFTSDNPRSEDALSILSDMENGVAGYDYKVIADRKEAIYDAVFSAEPGDVVLIAGKGHENYQIIGKEVLHFDDKEVALEAIEQKLNLNRRDERE
- the mraY gene encoding phospho-N-acetylmuramoyl-pentapeptide-transferase, producing the protein MLEQVLFFTILVSFLITVLLSPIFIPFLRRLKFGQSIREEGPKSHQKKTGTPTMGGVVFLLSILVTTLVMTGKFRDPGTETYLLLFVTIGFGLLGFLDDFIKIVMKRNLGLTSRQKLLGQIVISCIFYFIMRQSNMSTEISIPLTDYSIDFGWFYIFIIIFWLVGFSNAVNLTDGLDGLVSGASAIAFGAFAVLAWNLKEYDIALFCVAVVGAVLGFLVFNAHPAKVFMGDTGSLALGGAIATVAILLKLELLLVIIGGVFVIETLSVIIQVASFKTTGKRVFKMSPLHHHYELSGWSEWRVVVTFWTVGLLFAILGIYLEVWL
- the murD gene encoding UDP-N-acetylmuramoyl-L-alanine--D-glutamate ligase; amino-acid sequence: MKQINDYLRKKVLVLGLAKSGVSAASLLHKLGAFVTVNDFKPLNENPEAQGLLEEGIKVVCGSHPIELLDEGFELIVKNPGIPYTNPMIQEALKKNLEIITEVELAYRISEAPFIGITGTNGKTTTTTLIYEMLERGGKKPLIAGNIGTVASGVAQEATAENVIVIELSSFQLMGIQTFRPYISVYLNLFDAHLDYHGTKEEYAFAKAQITKNQKDTDFIVYNANQEPTKKAAEGSGAISVPFSTEAVDETGAYTKDGFIWFKNEKIIAIDEVVLPGKHNLENILSAVAAVKLYGVANEAIQDVLKTFSGVKHRTQFVAEINGRKFYNDSKATNILAASAAISSFKSPLILLAGGLDRGNEFDELIPLLTHVKAMIVFGETAEKLTKTAQKAGISIIKHVDNVAIAANEAYKLSESGDTILLSPACASWDQYKTFEARGDMFMDAVHKLK
- the spoVE gene encoding stage V sporulation protein E; amino-acid sequence: MPAKKTTPDFILIIAMFSLLSIGLIMVYSASAIWATYKFDDTFFFAKRQLLFAGVGIVAMLVIMNIDYWNWRRWAKPLIIICFILLLVVLIPGIGTLRNGSRSWIGVGAFSIQPSEFMKLAMIVFLAKFLSERQKYITSFKKGLAPSLGLVFLAFGLIMMQPDLGTGTVMVGTCIAMIFIAGARISHFVGLGMLGVAGFVALVISAPYRMKRITSFLDPWQDPLGSGFQIIQSLYAIGPGGLFGLGLGQSRQKFFYLPEPQTDFIFAILSEELGFIGGSLVILLFSLLLWRGIRIALGAPDLFGAFLAVGIIIMIAIQVMINIGVVTGLMPVTGITLPFLSYGGSSLTLMLMAVGVLLNISRYSNY
- the murG gene encoding undecaprenyldiphospho-muramoylpentapeptide beta-N-acetylglucosaminyltransferase, with protein sequence MKIVLSGGGTGGHIYPALAMAREIKKLNPEASFLYIGTEKGLEKDLVSREGLDFKAIEITGFKRSLSLENVKTIWRFLKGVSNSKKLLKEFKPDVVIGTGGYVCGPVVYAASKMKIPTIIHEQNSVPGLTNKFLSRYVNKVAISFEEARQYFPKEKVVFTGNPRGSEVVSHIGSNAIQQLGIKKGIPSVLIFGGSRGAKAINEAVLKNVEVLKDKPYQVIYITGDVHYQSVKEELDLVGTPDNVIVKPFIHNMPEILPSVDLVVSRAGATTLAELTALGIASILIPSPYVTNNHQEKNAQALVQKGAATMIKESELNGSTLIKAIDEIMLDTDRIESMKKSAKQMGIPDSAERLLKMMQDLQ
- a CDS encoding cell division protein FtsQ/DivIB — encoded protein: MDKNLVSLEDRIPKLKQMRKKKANRRLIGLLTIFFLLIFSIIYLQSPLSRIQSIQVEGNAYLTDKEIIEQSGLEVEDNIWEIKGDKIETMIKKHPEIEDVKLKKGFPNHITLEVSEYKYTAYVQKGKEYYPILSNGKILDKKLSHIPDSGPLLVSFKEGKPLSIVIGQLEEMSEDVMNSISEIHHNPSKTDKTKVTLYMNDGFEVTASGETLAEKLVHYAAIVSQLEEGSKGVIDLEVGSYFHSY
- the ftsA gene encoding cell division protein FtsA; this translates as MHNNEIYVSLDIGTSTVKVIIGEMENDSLNIIGVGNAASEGLKKGQIVDIDETVKSIRKAVEQAERMVGMEIRKVIVGISANHIMLQPCHGVVAVSNDNREITEEDKTRVREQAELVTIPSDREIIDVIPVHYKVDEIDEISDPKGMTGVRLEMRGVLITGLRTILHNTLRAVERAGLEITDIALQPMAAGSLVLSKDERNLGIALVDIGGGSTQVAVFEDGELKGATVIPLGGNNITKDISIVLKTPTDVSEQIKVRHGHAFIDDDAEEETFTVPVIGSEKQQTCNQFIVSDIMEDRLTEIFEMVEDAIVNMGVTDLLGGYVLTGGVVKTPGILDLAQNILQNRVRGAEPNYIGVREPQYTTSVGLITYACNKARSQGLKLGAHTVAATRETTEKRPAQKPAPKEKAPKNPEDKVSTKMKKFFGVFFE